The Streptococcus sp. S5 genome contains a region encoding:
- a CDS encoding glycosyltransferase, with product MKKIKIDVVAVPLSGHLYPTLNLVKPLLDDPTMEIRVFTGPQKKAVAESLGFTVVPILEDKVEEFERVANNDKKHNLFSAYRQLSRSLDLINHVSDQLLEEWRVNRPDIVIADFITLSAGFVAEELEIPWITTMATQFAIETPYGPPCFFGGMGVARTKKEEKIQALCRKLTRIGKYCGAFLLRKRLKRYNFKLYNQNGVESIYSPYAIFGIGMMELELKTHFPHQYAWLGPLGTSLEKAEDYPLDLRPYEDKTKVLVTCGTQLPWAKENLLQQTQQLAKEHPECHFFVTLGDGAKDFSEEEVAPNVTLVSYLPYKEYIPQMDYVIHHGGAGIFYQCIEFKKPALILPHDYDQFDYAIRGVEAGIAFQAHRNRTEEIQAGFNALLEKESWEKLERLNKLSKTYKPLDTLEFEIQRLLRRGTDGKL from the coding sequence ATGAAAAAAATTAAAATCGATGTGGTAGCTGTTCCCTTGAGTGGGCATCTGTACCCAACTTTAAATCTCGTTAAACCCTTATTAGATGATCCAACTATGGAAATCCGAGTTTTCACGGGTCCTCAGAAAAAAGCCGTCGCAGAAAGTCTCGGCTTCACGGTCGTTCCGATTCTAGAGGACAAAGTAGAAGAATTTGAACGTGTGGCTAATAACGATAAAAAACACAATCTCTTTTCAGCTTATCGACAATTGTCTAGGAGTCTTGATTTGATTAATCATGTATCGGATCAATTGTTAGAGGAGTGGCGCGTCAATCGTCCAGATATTGTGATTGCTGACTTTATCACTCTATCAGCAGGGTTTGTGGCAGAAGAGTTGGAAATTCCTTGGATTACCACCATGGCGACACAATTTGCTATCGAAACTCCTTATGGTCCTCCTTGCTTCTTCGGAGGGATGGGAGTCGCGCGCACGAAGAAGGAAGAGAAGATCCAAGCACTATGCCGTAAACTCACGCGCATTGGAAAATACTGTGGCGCTTTCCTCTTACGCAAACGCTTAAAACGTTACAATTTCAAGTTGTACAATCAAAATGGAGTAGAGTCTATTTACTCTCCTTATGCCATCTTTGGAATTGGTATGATGGAGCTAGAGTTGAAGACACACTTCCCTCATCAATATGCGTGGCTTGGCCCTTTGGGGACTTCTCTTGAAAAAGCAGAAGATTATCCTTTAGATCTCCGTCCTTACGAGGACAAGACGAAGGTACTCGTGACTTGTGGAACCCAGTTGCCTTGGGCAAAAGAGAATTTGCTCCAGCAAACCCAGCAGTTGGCCAAAGAGCATCCAGAATGTCACTTTTTCGTCACCTTAGGTGATGGGGCAAAAGACTTTTCTGAAGAAGAAGTAGCACCAAATGTGACGCTCGTCTCTTATCTGCCTTACAAAGAATATATTCCGCAGATGGACTATGTCATTCACCATGGAGGAGCTGGAATCTTTTATCAGTGTATCGAATTTAAAAAACCAGCCTTGATCTTGCCACATGATTATGACCAATTTGACTATGCGATTCGAGGAGTAGAAGCAGGAATTGCTTTTCAAGCACATCGTAATCGCACCGAAGAGATTCAAGCAGGTTTTAATGCCCTATTAGAAAAAGAATCTTGGGAAAAGTTAGAAAGACTAAACAAACTTTCAAAAACCTACAAGCCGTTGGATACCTTGGAGTTTGAGATTCAACGATTATTAAGACGTGGAACGGATGGGAAACTATGA
- a CDS encoding GntR family transcriptional regulator gives MIPAYIQIHDQIKSEIDQKIWKIGERLPSERDLAEKFQVSRMTLRQAITLLVEEGVLERRVGSGTFITSTRVQEKMRGTTSFTEIMKSQGKEPSSQVISYRKTIPSLQEVDKLGIDKTETIIRMERVRYADGIPVVYEVASIPEKFIKNFNREEVTSHFFQTLERHGYKIGKSHQTIYARLAKDKIAEYLQISKGQAILGLTQVSYFEDGTAFEYVKSQYVGERFEFYLENN, from the coding sequence ATGATTCCAGCTTACATTCAAATCCATGATCAGATTAAGTCTGAGATTGATCAAAAAATATGGAAAATCGGGGAGCGTCTTCCCAGCGAACGCGATCTAGCTGAGAAATTTCAAGTGAGTCGGATGACGCTTCGTCAGGCCATTACCCTTCTGGTTGAAGAAGGAGTGCTTGAAAGACGAGTAGGAAGTGGTACCTTTATTACCAGCACGCGCGTCCAAGAAAAAATGCGAGGCACAACCAGTTTTACAGAAATTATGAAATCGCAAGGCAAGGAACCTTCTAGCCAAGTGATTTCTTACCGTAAAACCATTCCTAGCCTCCAAGAAGTGGACAAATTGGGCATTGATAAGACAGAAACCATCATTCGGATGGAGCGGGTCCGGTATGCCGATGGGATCCCTGTTGTTTATGAAGTGGCCTCTATTCCAGAGAAATTTATTAAGAATTTCAATCGTGAAGAGGTTACCAGCCATTTCTTCCAAACCTTGGAGCGTCATGGCTATAAGATTGGAAAGTCGCACCAGACCATCTATGCGCGATTGGCCAAGGATAAGATTGCGGAGTACTTACAGATTTCAAAAGGGCAGGCTATTTTAGGTCTGACACAGGTTTCCTATTTTGAAGATGGGACGGCTTTTGAGTATGTAAAAAGTCAGTATGTCGGCGAGCGGTTCGAATTTTATTTAGAAAATAACTAA
- the guaA gene encoding glutamine-hydrolyzing GMP synthase — translation MTNLSTDLHDVEKIIVLDYGSQYNQLISRRIREIGVFSELKSHKISADEVRAINPVGIVLSGGPNSVYEEGSFDIDPEIFELGIPILGICYGMQLLTHKLGGKVVPAGDAGNREYGQSELTLTESSALFAGTPDKQLVLMSHGDAVTEIPADFIRTGTSADCPFASIENQDKKIYGIQFHPEVRHSVHGYDILRNFALNICGAKGDWTMDNFIDMQIKKIRETVGDKRVLLGLSGGVDSSVVGVLLQKAIGDQLICIFVDHGLLRKGEADQVMDMLGGKFGLNIVKADAAKRFLDKLAGVSDPEKKRKIIGNEFVYVFDDEASKLKDVKFLAQGTLYTDVIESGTDTAQTIKSHHNVGGLPEDMQFELIEPLNTLYKDEVRALGTELGMPDHIVWRQPFPGPGLAIRVMGEITEEKLETVRESDAILREEIAKAGLDRDIWQYFTVNTGVRSVGVMGDGRTYDYTIAIRAITSIDGMTADFAKIPWEVLQKISVRIVNEVDHVNRIVYDITSKPPATVEWE, via the coding sequence ATGACAAACCTATCAACTGATTTGCATGATGTTGAAAAAATCATCGTGCTTGACTACGGTAGCCAATACAATCAGCTTATTTCACGTCGGATTCGTGAAATTGGAGTCTTCTCAGAGTTGAAGAGCCATAAGATTTCTGCTGATGAAGTTCGTGCAATCAATCCAGTTGGGATCGTTCTTTCAGGCGGACCAAACTCTGTATACGAGGAAGGTTCTTTTGATATCGATCCTGAGATTTTTGAACTCGGTATTCCAATCCTTGGAATCTGTTACGGGATGCAATTGTTGACCCATAAATTGGGTGGGAAGGTCGTTCCTGCAGGTGATGCTGGTAACCGCGAATATGGTCAATCTGAACTGACTTTGACAGAATCTTCCGCTCTTTTTGCTGGCACACCAGACAAACAATTGGTCTTGATGAGCCACGGGGATGCTGTTACAGAAATTCCGGCTGACTTTATCCGCACTGGTACTTCTGCTGACTGTCCATTTGCATCCATTGAAAATCAAGACAAGAAAATCTACGGAATCCAATTCCACCCTGAGGTTCGTCACTCTGTTCACGGTTATGATATCTTGCGTAACTTTGCCTTGAACATCTGTGGGGCTAAAGGTGACTGGACCATGGACAACTTCATTGATATGCAGATCAAAAAAATCCGTGAAACCGTCGGGGACAAACGTGTCCTTCTTGGTCTTTCAGGTGGTGTTGACTCTTCCGTTGTTGGGGTTCTCCTTCAAAAAGCCATCGGCGATCAATTGATCTGTATCTTTGTAGACCACGGTCTTCTTCGTAAAGGCGAAGCCGATCAAGTGATGGATATGCTTGGTGGTAAGTTTGGTTTGAACATTGTCAAAGCAGACGCTGCCAAACGTTTCCTTGATAAGTTAGCTGGTGTATCTGATCCTGAGAAAAAACGGAAGATCATCGGTAACGAGTTTGTCTATGTCTTTGATGATGAAGCAAGCAAGCTTAAAGATGTGAAATTCCTTGCTCAAGGTACACTTTATACAGACGTCATCGAGTCAGGTACAGATACTGCTCAAACCATCAAGTCTCACCACAACGTCGGTGGACTTCCAGAAGACATGCAGTTTGAACTCATCGAACCCCTTAACACTCTTTACAAGGATGAAGTTCGTGCTCTTGGTACTGAACTTGGTATGCCAGACCACATCGTATGGCGCCAACCATTCCCAGGACCAGGTCTTGCCATCCGTGTTATGGGAGAAATCACCGAAGAAAAACTCGAAACCGTTCGTGAATCAGACGCTATCCTCCGTGAAGAAATCGCCAAGGCTGGTCTTGATCGCGATATCTGGCAATACTTCACTGTCAACACAGGCGTTCGTTCAGTAGGTGTTATGGGTGACGGCCGTACCTACGACTATACGATTGCCATTCGTGCTATCACTTCTATCGACGGAATGACAGCTGACTTTGCGAAGATTCCATGGGAAGTCCTCCAAAAAATCTCAGTCCGTATCGTAAACGAAGTTGACCACGTCAACCGCATCGTCTACGATATCACAAGTAAACCACCTGCAACTGTAGAGTGGGAATAA
- a CDS encoding DUF805 domain-containing protein, producing MLKAYKKFWEGYADFTGYSTVSEYWWPHFIHLLITMPLFYALIQLQIDPNDVSAYQMIYSLRPLYSVFGLIIFLPSLTLSVRRLRDAGLHWLYLLVGLIPYVGWFFMLLFMILPTNRDKEVETD from the coding sequence ATGTTAAAAGCTTATAAAAAATTTTGGGAAGGCTATGCAGATTTTACCGGTTACTCAACGGTATCTGAATACTGGTGGCCACACTTCATTCATTTGCTTATTACAATGCCATTGTTTTACGCTTTAATACAACTTCAAATCGATCCTAATGATGTGTCTGCTTATCAAATGATTTATTCGTTGCGCCCGCTTTATTCTGTATTTGGCCTCATAATTTTCCTACCTTCATTAACCCTTTCCGTTCGGCGTCTAAGAGATGCAGGATTGCATTGGTTATATCTTCTTGTTGGGCTTATTCCATACGTAGGTTGGTTTTTCATGCTTCTATTTATGATCTTACCAACAAATCGAGATAAGGAAGTAGAAACTGATTAA
- a CDS encoding DUF1002 domain-containing protein translates to MKLKKIALFVTTTLALFTAVPRVSADSNVQKVIDETYVKPDYVLGYSLDQSQIEQTLSLLNYDSSKDKEEWKTMTPEVYSSIMNVANDDSLELYSSVKIQKLGKNKPLEVNIVTPQNITKVTADMYRNAAVTLGLEHAQITVASPIQVTGESALAGIYYSLEKNGAKVSQESKDLAQEELKTLSGINEENAGKKNFDADKLNVALTDIKTAVANAKQNNQDLSKDDIRKIVEETLKNYKLDTTVTGDQINLIVNFAVNLSKSSVISSKSFTKTLSDLKDSIVDKAGDTFNNINLNFDTNAILKDSGNFFTNAWNAIAGFFGAIWNAIVKFFSGLVG, encoded by the coding sequence ATGAAATTAAAGAAGATTGCATTGTTTGTAACAACGACTTTAGCCTTGTTTACAGCTGTCCCACGTGTTTCTGCAGATAGCAATGTGCAGAAAGTCATCGATGAAACCTATGTCAAACCAGACTATGTTTTGGGCTATTCGCTGGACCAAAGTCAAATCGAACAAACCTTGAGTCTCTTGAACTACGATAGTTCAAAAGATAAAGAAGAGTGGAAGACCATGACACCAGAGGTTTATTCTTCGATTATGAACGTTGCCAACGATGATAGTTTGGAACTTTATTCCTCTGTTAAAATTCAAAAATTAGGCAAAAATAAGCCACTAGAAGTGAATATCGTGACACCTCAAAATATCACCAAGGTCACTGCAGATATGTATCGTAATGCAGCCGTTACACTTGGATTGGAGCATGCTCAAATTACAGTAGCTTCCCCTATCCAAGTGACCGGAGAAAGTGCCTTGGCTGGGATCTATTACTCGCTTGAGAAAAATGGTGCCAAAGTTTCTCAAGAAAGCAAAGATCTGGCTCAAGAAGAGTTAAAGACTCTATCAGGGATCAATGAAGAGAACGCTGGTAAGAAAAACTTCGATGCGGATAAGTTAAACGTGGCATTGACCGACATTAAAACAGCAGTAGCCAATGCTAAACAGAACAATCAGGATTTAAGCAAGGATGATATTCGAAAGATCGTCGAAGAAACACTGAAAAATTATAAGCTGGATACAACTGTGACAGGTGATCAGATTAATTTGATCGTGAATTTCGCAGTCAACCTCTCAAAGAGTAGTGTCATCAGTAGCAAAAGCTTTACGAAGACCTTATCGGATCTGAAAGATAGTATCGTAGACAAGGCAGGCGATACCTTTAATAATATCAATCTCAATTTTGATACCAATGCTATTCTAAAAGACAGTGGAAACTTCTTCACAAATGCGTGGAATGCCATTGCTGGCTTCTTCGGAGCCATCTGGAATGCCATTGTCAAATTCTTTAGTGGTTTAGTTGGCTAA
- a CDS encoding lysozyme family protein, which yields MIKRIVKIFLFILLIFGIYKGIQIHHDVKQVMQYRSLVREVLAEEDTTANENLILAMIYTETKGREDDVMQASESASGETNTISDNKASIRQGIQTLSDELKEAKKKGVDSWTAVQAYNFGKDYIDYVAKHGGTNSLELARAYSRDVVAPSLGNVTGETYLYLHPISLLNGMELYINGGNIYYSRLVETNMTIMKLFSWF from the coding sequence ATGATTAAACGTATAGTGAAGATCTTCTTATTCATTCTACTAATATTTGGAATCTATAAGGGAATTCAGATCCATCATGACGTCAAACAAGTCATGCAGTACCGCTCCCTGGTTAGAGAAGTCCTTGCTGAAGAGGACACCACGGCCAATGAAAATCTCATTCTTGCTATGATCTATACTGAGACCAAAGGCAGAGAAGACGATGTCATGCAGGCGAGTGAGAGTGCAAGTGGTGAGACCAATACTATTAGTGATAATAAGGCCAGTATTCGCCAAGGAATTCAAACTCTTTCAGATGAGTTAAAAGAAGCTAAGAAAAAAGGCGTTGATAGCTGGACTGCAGTTCAAGCCTATAATTTTGGGAAAGACTACATCGATTACGTCGCAAAACACGGTGGAACAAATTCCCTAGAGTTGGCCCGCGCTTATTCACGGGATGTAGTAGCGCCAAGTCTTGGCAATGTAACCGGTGAAACTTATCTTTACCTCCACCCTATCTCTCTTTTAAACGGGATGGAACTCTACATTAATGGTGGCAATATTTATTATTCCCGTTTGGTAGAAACCAATATGACGATTATGAAGTTATTTTCATGGTTTTAA
- a CDS encoding nucleoid-associated protein has protein sequence MDIYVKKAIIHQFSPDDTDLYLADKFLNITPKIEEYLRKKIERVYSDEARTGIFEEDNPFLEMISDDLLETSVAVANRWKEEFVVSENQKTNDLVFIQFSKEGVDHFAFLRIALRETLTHLGGEVDNPIKLTQNNLPGFGTGADEALVINLQSRKYHLIEKRIKYNGTFLNYFSENLLQAQPKISPKKSIKALEKTAQKIAESFNTDDFQFQSKVKSAIFNHIEEENKLSPEKLADDLFDDNLTARLSFIDQVKEAVPEPVTFEEIDASRQLKKFENQKLSLSNGIELIVPNNVYEDAESVEFILNENGTYSILIKNIEDIQSK, from the coding sequence ATGGATATTTACGTAAAAAAAGCCATCATTCATCAATTTAGCCCAGACGATACCGACCTCTATCTGGCAGATAAATTTCTCAATATCACACCTAAAATCGAGGAATACTTGCGTAAGAAGATTGAACGGGTCTACTCCGATGAAGCCAGGACCGGTATTTTCGAAGAGGACAATCCTTTTCTTGAGATGATCTCAGATGACCTATTAGAAACTTCGGTTGCAGTAGCCAATCGTTGGAAGGAAGAATTTGTCGTCTCTGAGAATCAAAAGACCAACGATTTAGTGTTCATTCAATTCTCAAAAGAAGGGGTGGACCATTTTGCCTTTCTTCGGATTGCCTTACGAGAAACCCTGACGCATCTTGGTGGTGAAGTGGACAATCCGATTAAGTTGACGCAAAATAATCTACCTGGTTTTGGGACTGGTGCAGATGAAGCTTTGGTCATCAATCTTCAAAGCCGCAAATACCACTTGATTGAAAAACGAATCAAGTACAATGGGACTTTCTTGAACTATTTTTCTGAGAATCTGTTGCAGGCGCAACCTAAGATCTCTCCTAAAAAATCGATCAAGGCACTAGAAAAAACAGCTCAGAAAATTGCGGAAAGCTTTAACACAGATGATTTTCAATTTCAATCAAAGGTTAAATCAGCTATTTTTAACCATATTGAGGAAGAAAATAAACTCTCTCCTGAGAAATTAGCGGATGATCTCTTCGACGACAATCTCACAGCTCGCCTTAGTTTTATTGACCAAGTTAAGGAAGCTGTACCAGAGCCTGTCACCTTTGAAGAGATTGATGCCAGTCGCCAGTTGAAGAAGTTCGAAAATCAGAAATTATCATTGTCAAATGGAATTGAACTGATCGTTCCGAATAATGTCTATGAAGATGCAGAATCTGTTGAATTTATTCTAAACGAGAACGGGACCTATTCTATTCTGATCAAAAATATTGAGGATATACAGAGTAAATAA